A single window of Acidobacteriota bacterium DNA harbors:
- the sppA gene encoding signal peptide peptidase SppA, with translation MKRSTVAWGVAGIGCAFLVLLVAAAFLVSGAAARGGTRTDGLGFALGGRVGVVDLDGVILSADRFRETLKRFHDAANVKAVVVRINSPGGGVAASQELNREIARFRKETKKPVVVSMESVAASGGYYAAVAADHIVANPGTITGSIGVIIQWVNYGDLLEWAKLRAVTIKSGALKDSGNPTRPITDEDRAYFEDLIQKLRAQFVGAVTEGRKTKLKPGAMDRMADGRVVTGEEALTLGLVDEIGDYRDAVDRAARMAGMSLPAEVWHPRPQRMGLLEFLSGGPSESSIAGRLLSGAPVGGGWNVFFLW, from the coding sequence ATGAAGCGCTCCACCGTCGCGTGGGGTGTCGCCGGCATCGGCTGCGCGTTCCTCGTTCTGCTCGTCGCGGCGGCCTTCCTCGTGAGCGGCGCCGCCGCGCGCGGAGGGACCCGGACGGACGGCCTCGGGTTCGCCCTCGGCGGCCGCGTCGGCGTCGTGGACCTCGACGGGGTGATCCTGTCCGCGGACCGCTTCCGGGAGACGCTCAAGCGCTTCCACGACGCGGCGAACGTCAAGGCCGTCGTCGTGCGCATCAATTCGCCCGGCGGCGGCGTCGCGGCCTCGCAGGAGCTCAACCGCGAGATCGCGCGCTTCCGCAAGGAGACGAAAAAGCCCGTCGTGGTGTCGATGGAATCCGTCGCGGCCTCGGGCGGCTACTACGCCGCCGTCGCGGCCGACCACATCGTCGCGAACCCCGGCACGATCACGGGATCGATCGGCGTGATCATCCAGTGGGTCAACTACGGCGACCTCCTCGAGTGGGCGAAGCTGCGCGCCGTGACGATCAAGAGCGGCGCCCTCAAGGACTCCGGCAACCCGACGCGTCCGATCACCGACGAGGACCGCGCCTACTTCGAGGATCTCATCCAGAAGCTCCGCGCCCAGTTCGTCGGCGCCGTCACCGAGGGCCGCAAGACGAAGTTGAAGCCCGGCGCGATGGACAGGATGGCCGACGGCCGCGTCGTCACGGGCGAGGAAGCGCTGACGCTCGGCCTCGTGGACGAGATCGGCGACTACCGCGACGCCGTGGACCGGGCCGCGCGCATGGCCGGAATGTCCCTGCCCGCCGAGGTCTGGCACCCGCGGCCGCAGCGCATGGGCCTTCTCGAGTTTCTCTCCGGTGGACCTTCGGAATCTTCGATTGCGGGGCGCCTGCTCTCCGGCGCTCCGGTGGGGGGCGGATGGAACGTGTTCTTTCTGTGGTAG
- a CDS encoding uracil-DNA glycosylase, producing the protein MSLKVNRAGGGAAAGNAPLAQTAATPSFTFEENAPYPAASKSTRSASASDLPSLAKEVSSCEACALCRTRKQTVFADGSPDAKIMFIGEAPGADEDAQGVPFVGRAGQLLTRMIEDGMGLPRKSVYIANVLKCRPPDNRNPEPEEIASCRGYLEAQIDLVKPEVLVALGKFAAQFLLETDEGIMRLRGKWGTYRGIPVMPTYHPSFLLRQPGQKKDAWEDLLKVLAKVGLPAPARKGAKA; encoded by the coding sequence ATTTCTTTGAAGGTGAATAGGGCAGGGGGCGGCGCCGCAGCAGGAAATGCACCGCTTGCGCAGACCGCTGCGACGCCTTCTTTCACCTTCGAAGAAAATGCGCCCTATCCCGCCGCTTCGAAGTCCACGCGAAGCGCTTCTGCGTCGGACCTGCCGTCCTTAGCAAAAGAAGTTTCTTCCTGCGAGGCGTGTGCGCTGTGCCGCACACGCAAGCAGACCGTCTTCGCCGACGGCTCGCCGGACGCGAAGATCATGTTCATCGGCGAGGCGCCGGGGGCCGACGAGGACGCGCAGGGCGTGCCGTTCGTCGGGCGCGCGGGGCAGCTGCTCACGCGCATGATCGAAGACGGCATGGGCCTGCCGCGCAAGTCCGTCTACATCGCGAACGTCCTCAAGTGCCGTCCGCCCGACAACCGAAACCCCGAGCCCGAGGAGATCGCCTCCTGCCGCGGCTACCTCGAAGCGCAGATCGACCTCGTGAAGCCCGAGGTCCTCGTCGCGCTCGGGAAGTTCGCGGCGCAGTTCCTTCTCGAGACGGACGAAGGAATCATGCGGCTGCGCGGCAAGTGGGGGACGTACCGCGGCATCCCCGTGATGCCGACGTACCACCCGTCGTTCCTGCTGCGCCAGCCCGGCCAGAAGAAGGACGCGTGGGAGGACCTGCTGAAGGTCCTCGCGAAGGTCGGCCTCCCGGCTCCTGCCCGGAAGGGAGCGAAGGCGTGA
- a CDS encoding YicC family protein encodes MKSMTGFGKAAGTLPDGTEVSVVVKGVNHRFLDLGLKLRDEYASAEPAIRRAVAKVVQRGHVDVLIRTTKPASAAATARIDMDAAEKYAREWREDSLKRGLPADLSARDLLALPGVVRSDDAGAAPDSTFEESLLPIVDEALQDFDAARAREGAALSLTFKEILQRIDAGVARLDAERVGISDRIQSNLRERIEKLAAGIPLDEGRLAQEVAQLADRADITEEIDRLKTHLTEARRLLAADGAIGRRLDHLAQELHREVNTSGSKVREAGATKLVLDLKSELEAFKEQVQNVE; translated from the coding sequence ATGAAATCCATGACCGGGTTCGGCAAGGCGGCCGGCACGCTGCCCGACGGCACCGAGGTGAGCGTCGTCGTGAAGGGCGTGAACCACCGCTTCCTCGATCTCGGCCTCAAGCTCCGCGACGAGTACGCCTCGGCCGAGCCCGCGATCCGCAGAGCGGTGGCGAAGGTCGTACAGAGGGGTCACGTCGACGTGCTGATCCGGACCACGAAACCCGCGAGCGCGGCCGCAACGGCCCGCATCGACATGGACGCCGCGGAGAAATATGCGAGGGAGTGGAGAGAAGATTCTTTGAAAAGGGGATTGCCGGCGGATCTCTCGGCGAGGGACCTCCTCGCGCTGCCGGGGGTCGTGCGGTCGGACGACGCCGGAGCCGCGCCTGATTCCACTTTCGAAGAATCTCTTCTTCCGATCGTCGATGAAGCCCTCCAGGACTTCGATGCCGCCCGGGCGCGCGAAGGGGCCGCTCTCTCTCTTACCTTCAAAGAAATTCTTCAAAGGATCGACGCCGGGGTGGCCCGTCTCGACGCGGAACGAGTCGGCATTTCCGACCGCATTCAAAGCAATCTCCGAGAGCGCATCGAGAAGCTGGCCGCCGGCATCCCGCTCGACGAGGGGCGGCTCGCTCAGGAAGTCGCCCAGCTGGCGGACCGCGCGGACATCACGGAGGAGATCGACCGGTTGAAGACGCACCTCACGGAGGCGAGGCGTCTCCTCGCGGCGGACGGCGCGATCGGCCGCCGCCTCGACCATCTCGCGCAGGAGCTGCATCGCGAGGTCAACACGTCCGGCTCCAAGGTGCGGGAGGCGGGCGCGACGAAGCTCGTCCTCGACCTGAAGTCCGAGCTCGAAGCCTTCAAGGAACAGGTCCAGAACGTCGAATGA
- the gmk gene encoding guanylate kinase, with protein sequence MTRGDLFIVSSPSGAGKTTLIRRVLEDPRIGGTLHFSVSHTTRPPRAGETSGVEYHFCDEAAFRRLESEGGFLEWATVHGNLYGTSRGEVEPRLEKGFDVLLDIDVQGARQVRSSVPEAVKVIVFPPSREVLEARLKARASDAPEVVARRLAVAAKEMAEFGEYDYAIINDSLEPAVDELRSIIVARRAGRGRRRERLEAILKTFAP encoded by the coding sequence ATGACCCGCGGAGACCTCTTCATCGTCTCGTCCCCGTCCGGGGCCGGCAAGACCACGCTGATCCGCCGCGTCCTCGAGGACCCGCGGATCGGCGGCACGCTGCACTTCTCCGTGTCGCACACCACGCGCCCGCCGCGCGCCGGGGAGACGTCCGGCGTCGAGTACCACTTCTGCGACGAGGCCGCGTTCCGCCGTCTCGAGAGCGAGGGGGGCTTCCTGGAGTGGGCAACGGTGCACGGGAATCTCTACGGGACGTCGCGCGGGGAAGTCGAGCCCCGACTCGAGAAGGGCTTCGACGTCCTTCTGGACATCGACGTCCAGGGCGCCCGCCAGGTGCGGTCCTCGGTCCCCGAAGCCGTCAAGGTCATCGTCTTTCCACCCTCGCGGGAGGTCCTCGAGGCCCGGCTGAAGGCGAGGGCCTCCGACGCTCCCGAGGTCGTGGCCCGGCGCCTCGCCGTGGCGGCCAAGGAGATGGCCGAGTTCGGCGAGTACGACTATGCGATAATCAACGACAGCCTCGAGCCCGCGGTGGACGAGCTTCGCTCGATCATCGTGGCGCGCCGCGCAGGACGCGGGCGGAGGCGCGAGCGCCTCGAAGCGATTCTCAAGACTTTTGCACCCTGA
- a CDS encoding rRNA pseudouridine synthase — protein sequence MPAERLQKLLSAAGISSRREAEKIILEGRVTVNGHKVTELGVKADPAKDHVKVDGKLLRIAVVRRYVLMNKPKGLIVTRDDPGGIPTVFELLKGRVGERVVAVGRLDVESEGLLLLTDDGPLVHKLTHPSGGCRKEYEVKVSGVPSPAQLERLRRGVHLPDGVKTAPADISLSETTPEKNGVGGNAWLKVILGEGRSRQIRRMFDLVGHPVTKLRRVAIGPIRDPKLPPGAFRDLAPEEVAALKAIRPAPPKGTRPAPAFARPVRPGAKSDKPVAKKKWPAR from the coding sequence ATGCCCGCTGAGCGTCTCCAGAAGCTCCTGTCCGCCGCCGGCATCTCCTCGCGGCGCGAGGCGGAGAAGATCATCCTCGAGGGCCGGGTGACCGTGAACGGCCACAAGGTCACCGAGCTCGGCGTGAAAGCCGACCCCGCGAAGGACCACGTCAAGGTGGACGGGAAGCTGCTCCGCATCGCGGTCGTGCGGCGTTACGTCCTCATGAACAAGCCGAAGGGCCTCATCGTGACGCGCGACGATCCGGGCGGCATCCCGACGGTGTTCGAGCTTCTGAAAGGGCGCGTCGGCGAGCGCGTCGTGGCCGTCGGCCGCCTCGACGTCGAGTCCGAGGGCCTTCTCCTCCTCACGGACGACGGCCCGCTCGTCCACAAGCTCACGCACCCCTCGGGCGGCTGCCGCAAGGAGTACGAGGTCAAGGTCTCCGGCGTCCCGTCGCCCGCGCAGCTCGAGCGCCTGCGGCGCGGCGTGCACCTCCCGGACGGCGTGAAGACGGCCCCCGCCGACATCTCGCTCAGCGAGACGACTCCGGAGAAGAACGGTGTCGGCGGCAACGCGTGGCTCAAGGTGATCCTCGGCGAAGGGCGCTCGCGCCAGATCCGCCGCATGTTCGACCTCGTCGGCCACCCGGTCACGAAGCTGCGCCGGGTCGCGATCGGACCGATCCGCGACCCGAAGCTCCCGCCCGGCGCCTTCCGCGACCTCGCGCCCGAGGAAGTCGCGGCGCTCAAGGCGATCCGCCCCGCGCCGCCGAAAGGCACGCGGCCGGCCCCGGCCTTCGCGCGCCCGGTCCGCCCCGGCGCAAAGAGCGACAAGCCGGTCGCGAAGAAGAAATGGCCCGCCCGCTGA
- a CDS encoding HIT domain-containing protein, whose amino-acid sequence MEALFTPWRAAYLAGGGVDPGGCLFCELPKHDDAEALLVMRGRLAYAVLNRYPYTNGHVMIAPFAHRSGLDEMTAEERHEVVDLAARFEAILRETYRPHGFNAGLNLGRSAGAGVEHHAHLHIVPRWDGDTNFLTVLGGTRTIPEDLPTTRSRLAAAFARAS is encoded by the coding sequence ATGGAGGCCCTGTTCACGCCCTGGCGCGCCGCCTACCTCGCGGGCGGCGGCGTCGACCCGGGCGGCTGCCTGTTTTGCGAGCTCCCGAAACACGACGACGCCGAGGCGCTTCTCGTGATGCGGGGCCGTCTCGCCTACGCGGTCCTGAACCGCTACCCGTACACGAACGGCCACGTCATGATCGCGCCGTTCGCGCACCGGTCCGGCCTCGACGAGATGACGGCGGAGGAGCGCCACGAGGTCGTCGACCTGGCCGCGCGCTTCGAGGCGATCCTCCGAGAGACGTACCGCCCGCACGGCTTCAATGCCGGCCTCAACCTCGGCCGCAGCGCCGGGGCGGGCGTCGAGCACCACGCCCACCTGCACATCGTCCCGCGCTGGGACGGCGACACGAACTTCCTGACCGTCCTCGGGGGCACGCGCACGATCCCCGAGGACCTGCCGACGACGCGCTCCCGCCTCGCGGCCGCGTTCGCGCGCGCGTCGTGA
- the rpoZ gene encoding DNA-directed RNA polymerase subunit omega, whose amino-acid sequence MAQNLPPNVESKFRLVHIASRRAEQLVQGARPKIESKHAKVTRVALEEVENDLVRWQLASAEPVVEEAPAVDPLPTE is encoded by the coding sequence ATGGCTCAGAACCTTCCCCCGAACGTCGAATCCAAGTTCCGCCTCGTCCACATCGCGTCGCGACGCGCCGAGCAGCTCGTCCAGGGCGCTCGCCCGAAGATCGAGAGCAAGCACGCGAAGGTGACGCGCGTCGCCCTCGAAGAGGTCGAGAACGACCTCGTGCGCTGGCAGCTCGCTTCCGCCGAACCGGTCGTCGAAGAGGCGCCGGCGGTCGACCCGCTCCCGACGGAGTGA
- a CDS encoding 30S ribosomal protein S1, translating into MSPTDLRKTGPKAEEGDPGEFARLLAESERSLKEGELIKGRVLQVTADEILVDIGYKSEGMIPRSEFHHVPADKLPHPGQEIEAILERTEGPNGYVVLSYEKARRGRAWDIVEAAFAANEPVKGRVIDRVKGGLSVDIGVRAFLPGSIADSRPLKNLDVLKGRELEFRVVSLDKKRGNIVLSRKALLDEFAEVKKKEAASALADGRVLKGVVKNLTDYGAFVDLGGIDGLLHVTDMTWGRLAHPSDAVHVGQEVDVKVLRFDEASGRISLGMKQLKPDPWQDLPSHYPVGARVRGKVVSLTDYGAFVELEEGVEGLIHVSEMSWTKRVKNPSKLLNVGDTIEAVIADVNPETRRLSLSLRATEPNPWEQLAEKFHIGDRITGTVRNLTDFGAFVEIEDGIDGLIHVSDMSWGRRVKHPSEILKKGDEVQAVLTAIDVENRRISLSIKEFRPNEWEEFASKHQPGDVVDGNVAKVADFGVFVRLPEGLEGLMHVSETPLPRGEKPGNVYHEGDPVRVRILRIEPAEQRIGLSSRDVDQPEAGAEPEAAPSEGEASADDHVHADTEPSE; encoded by the coding sequence ATGTCGCCCACGGACCTGAGGAAGACTGGCCCCAAGGCTGAGGAAGGCGATCCCGGGGAATTCGCGCGCCTCCTCGCCGAGAGCGAACGCTCTCTGAAGGAGGGCGAGCTCATCAAGGGCCGCGTGCTTCAGGTGACGGCCGACGAGATTCTTGTGGACATCGGCTACAAGAGCGAAGGGATGATCCCGCGCTCCGAGTTCCACCACGTTCCCGCCGACAAGCTGCCGCACCCGGGCCAGGAGATCGAAGCGATCCTCGAGCGCACGGAGGGCCCGAACGGCTACGTCGTGCTCTCGTACGAAAAGGCGCGCCGCGGGCGCGCGTGGGACATCGTGGAGGCGGCCTTCGCCGCGAACGAGCCCGTCAAGGGCCGCGTGATCGACCGCGTGAAGGGCGGACTCTCCGTCGACATCGGCGTGCGGGCGTTCCTGCCCGGCTCCATCGCGGACTCGCGCCCGCTCAAGAACCTCGACGTCCTCAAGGGACGCGAACTCGAGTTCCGCGTCGTGTCGCTCGACAAGAAGCGCGGCAACATCGTTCTCTCGCGCAAGGCGCTCCTCGACGAGTTCGCCGAGGTCAAGAAGAAGGAAGCCGCTTCCGCGCTCGCGGACGGGCGCGTCCTCAAGGGCGTCGTCAAGAACCTCACCGACTACGGCGCGTTCGTCGACCTCGGGGGCATCGACGGCCTCCTGCACGTCACGGACATGACGTGGGGCCGCCTCGCCCACCCGTCCGACGCCGTTCACGTCGGACAGGAGGTGGACGTCAAGGTCCTCCGCTTCGACGAGGCAAGCGGCCGCATCTCGCTCGGGATGAAGCAGCTCAAGCCCGACCCGTGGCAGGACCTCCCGTCCCACTACCCGGTCGGCGCCCGCGTCCGCGGCAAGGTCGTGTCCCTGACCGACTACGGCGCTTTCGTCGAGCTCGAGGAAGGCGTCGAAGGCCTCATCCACGTGTCCGAGATGTCGTGGACGAAGCGGGTCAAGAACCCGTCGAAGCTCCTGAACGTCGGCGACACGATCGAAGCCGTCATCGCGGATGTGAACCCCGAGACGCGCCGCCTCTCGCTCTCGCTCCGCGCGACGGAGCCGAACCCGTGGGAGCAGCTCGCCGAGAAGTTCCACATCGGCGACCGCATCACGGGCACCGTGCGCAACCTGACCGACTTCGGCGCCTTCGTCGAGATCGAGGACGGCATCGACGGGCTCATCCACGTGTCCGACATGTCCTGGGGCCGCCGCGTGAAGCACCCCTCCGAGATCCTGAAAAAGGGCGACGAGGTCCAGGCCGTCCTCACCGCCATCGACGTCGAGAACCGCCGGATCAGCCTCTCGATCAAGGAATTCCGCCCGAACGAGTGGGAAGAGTTCGCGTCGAAGCACCAGCCCGGCGACGTCGTCGACGGCAACGTGGCGAAGGTGGCCGACTTCGGCGTCTTCGTGCGCCTGCCCGAAGGGCTCGAGGGCCTCATGCATGTCTCCGAGACGCCGCTTCCGCGCGGCGAGAAGCCCGGCAACGTCTACCACGAAGGCGATCCCGTCCGCGTGCGCATCCTGCGCATCGAGCCGGCGGAGCAGCGCATCGGGCTTTCCTCGCGCGACGTCGACCAGCCGGAAGCCGGTGCCGAGCCCGAAGCCGCGCCTTCCGAGGGCGAAGCGTCCGCCGACGACCACGTTCACGCGGACACGGAACCGTCCGAGTAG
- the lpxB gene encoding lipid-A-disaccharide synthase produces MKLLVVAGEVSGDQHASALLAALRPRVSSLDVFGVGGEGMKAAGARLLAHQKDLAIIGLVEAFSKIRFARRLIHALVAEASREKADAAVLIDSPDFNLPLARRLAKAGVPVVFYVSPQVWAWRKRRAKTIARLGRAVLVLFRFEKRWYDARGLGANVTWVGHPLVDAAAEELAHTAAAPPSGVRRVVLMPGSRKGEVKSILPVLRDAVEILRKRVPGLEVVLVRADSVSDALLEELAGPALADWRVVSGKHLALLAASDVLLVASGTATVEGLLARVPMVVVYKVHPVTFWVARRLVKVAHVAMANIVSDDGTGRRTVPELLQEDATPENVAAEAEKLLADATLAAETRERLARGAADLGPPGAAARTSEALLAALGQGKAA; encoded by the coding sequence TTGAAGCTCCTCGTCGTCGCCGGGGAGGTTTCGGGCGACCAGCACGCCTCCGCGCTCCTCGCGGCCCTGCGGCCGCGGGTTTCGTCGCTCGACGTCTTCGGCGTCGGCGGCGAGGGCATGAAGGCGGCCGGCGCCCGCCTTCTCGCCCACCAGAAAGACCTCGCGATCATCGGGCTCGTCGAGGCGTTCTCGAAGATCCGGTTCGCGCGGCGGCTCATCCACGCGCTCGTGGCCGAGGCGAGCCGCGAGAAGGCGGACGCCGCCGTTCTCATCGACTCGCCCGACTTCAATCTCCCGCTCGCCAGACGCCTCGCGAAGGCGGGCGTCCCCGTCGTCTTCTACGTCTCGCCGCAGGTCTGGGCCTGGCGCAAGCGCCGGGCGAAAACGATCGCCAGGCTCGGCCGGGCCGTGCTCGTCCTTTTCCGCTTCGAGAAGCGCTGGTACGACGCGCGCGGCCTCGGGGCAAACGTCACGTGGGTCGGCCATCCGCTGGTCGACGCCGCGGCCGAGGAGCTGGCGCACACCGCAGCGGCCCCGCCTTCGGGCGTCCGCCGTGTCGTCCTCATGCCGGGCTCGCGGAAAGGCGAAGTGAAGTCGATCCTTCCGGTGTTGCGTGACGCCGTCGAGATCCTTCGAAAAAGGGTGCCGGGGCTCGAGGTCGTGCTCGTCCGTGCGGACTCGGTCTCCGACGCGTTGCTCGAAGAGCTGGCCGGCCCGGCGCTCGCCGACTGGCGCGTCGTCTCGGGCAAGCACCTCGCCCTCCTCGCCGCCTCCGACGTCCTGCTCGTCGCCTCCGGAACCGCCACGGTCGAGGGCCTCCTCGCCCGCGTGCCGATGGTCGTCGTCTACAAGGTCCATCCCGTCACGTTCTGGGTCGCCCGCCGGCTCGTGAAGGTCGCGCACGTCGCGATGGCGAACATCGTGTCCGACGACGGGACGGGCCGGCGCACGGTGCCGGAGCTCCTCCAGGAGGACGCGACGCCCGAGAACGTGGCTGCCGAGGCCGAGAAGTTACTCGCGGACGCGACCCTCGCGGCCGAGACGCGCGAGCGCCTCGCGAGGGGCGCCGCCGACCTCGGGCCGCCCGGCGCGGCAGCGCGGACCTCCGAGGCCCTGCTCGCGGCCCTCGGACAGGGGAAGGCCGCGTGA
- a CDS encoding ABC transporter ATP-binding protein, giving the protein MNDFRRLATLFKPHRRAAVVAICAMLGVSFFTSSVAYLIGPLFDEVLSAEAKSAVMEQTGKTGVGNLVGEKAALRRTGVARTLDRGLRTLEESFGVTEKGRRLFLPLLLFACFLLKNLCTFFAEYRFNAVGLAFVRDLRRRVYEKVLGQSGSFFAKHPSGDLIARVTGDVDRIQSLFGTDLADLVQSVATLLGLMVLVVSLSPELTAAALLIAPAIVIPVVLIARRLRHLSKAARERMGDLTGVLSETIRGARVVQAYGAESWESGRFSEVNERTFRLAKKGARVMAFASPLVESASVLTFLLLLGYASTRIASGKMTLGTFLSFGVGLVMMYQPFKRATRTNLALQQALASARRVFEVLDAPNDVADRPAAPSLAVLSREVRFERVTFAYPGGAPVLHEIDLALPRGSVTALVGPSGGGKSTLASLLPRFMDPTAGRVTVDGTDLRNVTLASLRAQIGLVTQDVVLFDETVRRNVAYGMPDVADARIREALDHANALGFVDALPEGLDARVGEGGARLSGGQRQRLAIARALLKDPPILVLDEATSALDAESERAVQEALERLMAGRTTLVIAHRLSTVRRADQLVVIEAGRIIERGSHGDLLATGGLYRRLHDLQVFENGDGGGGVS; this is encoded by the coding sequence GTGAACGACTTCCGCCGCCTCGCGACCCTGTTCAAACCGCACCGCCGCGCGGCGGTCGTCGCGATCTGCGCGATGCTCGGAGTGTCGTTCTTCACCTCCTCTGTCGCGTACCTGATCGGCCCGCTCTTCGACGAGGTGCTGTCGGCAGAGGCGAAGAGCGCCGTGATGGAGCAGACGGGGAAGACCGGCGTCGGAAACCTCGTCGGCGAGAAGGCGGCGCTGAGGCGCACGGGCGTCGCCCGCACGCTGGACCGCGGTCTCCGGACACTCGAAGAATCTTTCGGAGTCACGGAGAAGGGCCGTCGCCTCTTTCTGCCCCTTCTTCTCTTCGCGTGCTTCCTCCTCAAGAACCTCTGCACCTTCTTCGCGGAGTACCGCTTCAACGCCGTCGGCCTCGCGTTCGTGCGCGATCTTCGGCGGCGCGTTTACGAGAAGGTCCTCGGCCAGTCGGGCTCGTTCTTCGCAAAGCACCCGTCCGGCGACCTCATCGCGCGCGTCACGGGCGACGTGGACCGCATCCAGAGCCTGTTCGGGACGGACCTCGCCGACCTCGTGCAGTCCGTCGCGACGCTCCTCGGCCTCATGGTCCTCGTCGTCTCGCTCTCGCCGGAGCTGACGGCGGCCGCGCTCCTGATCGCGCCCGCCATCGTGATCCCGGTCGTCTTGATCGCCCGGCGCCTGCGGCACCTCTCGAAGGCGGCGCGGGAGCGGATGGGCGACCTCACGGGCGTCCTGTCGGAGACGATCCGCGGGGCGCGCGTCGTGCAGGCCTACGGCGCCGAGAGCTGGGAGTCCGGCCGCTTCTCGGAGGTGAACGAGCGCACGTTCCGCCTCGCGAAGAAGGGCGCGCGCGTCATGGCGTTCGCCTCGCCGCTCGTGGAGTCCGCGTCCGTCCTCACGTTCCTCCTCCTCCTCGGTTACGCGTCCACGCGCATCGCGTCCGGGAAGATGACCCTCGGGACGTTCCTCTCGTTCGGCGTCGGCCTCGTCATGATGTACCAGCCGTTCAAGCGGGCCACGCGCACGAACCTCGCGCTCCAGCAGGCGCTCGCCTCGGCGCGGCGCGTCTTCGAGGTCCTCGACGCCCCGAACGACGTGGCCGACCGCCCGGCCGCGCCCTCGCTCGCCGTCCTCTCCCGCGAGGTCCGGTTCGAGCGCGTGACGTTTGCGTATCCGGGCGGAGCGCCCGTGCTGCACGAGATCGACCTCGCCCTCCCGCGGGGCTCCGTCACGGCTCTCGTCGGGCCGTCGGGCGGCGGAAAGTCGACGCTCGCGTCCCTCCTGCCGCGCTTCATGGACCCGACGGCGGGCCGCGTGACCGTCGACGGGACGGACCTCCGTAACGTGACGCTGGCGTCGCTGAGGGCGCAGATCGGCCTCGTGACCCAGGACGTCGTTCTCTTCGACGAGACGGTCCGACGCAACGTGGCGTACGGGATGCCGGACGTGGCCGACGCCAGAATCCGGGAAGCTCTCGACCACGCGAACGCGCTCGGCTTCGTGGACGCGCTGCCCGAGGGGCTCGACGCGCGCGTGGGCGAGGGCGGAGCCCGCCTGTCGGGCGGACAGCGGCAGAGGCTCGCGATCGCGCGCGCGCTCCTGAAAGACCCGCCGATCCTCGTCCTCGACGAGGCGACGTCGGCACTCGACGCCGAGAGCGAGCGTGCCGTACAGGAGGCGCTCGAGCGGCTCATGGCGGGACGGACGACGCTCGTCATCGCGCACCGGCTCTCCACGGTCCGCCGCGCCGACCAGCTCGTCGTGATCGAGGCGGGCCGCATCATCGAGCGCGGCTCGCACGGCGACCTCCTCGCGACGGGAGGGTTGTATCGTCGGCTCCACGACCTGCAGGTCTTCGAGAACGGAGACGGCGGGGGAGGAGTCTCATGA
- a CDS encoding (d)CMP kinase, producing MARPLIVAIDGPSGVGKSTVGKAVAARLGVAYLDTGAMYRAVGLAARRSGVTLPIADPAGVVDLANRLDVRVTGSAADARTWLGGEDVSKEIRTPEISKYASAVSAIPGVRRRLAGMQRSLALEGGGVLEGRDIGTKVVPETKHKFFLTATAEVRAKRRHDELAAKGTPPAYEQVLADMVARDHADSTRADSPLTDDGTYVRVDTSELTADQVVERLLETVEKG from the coding sequence ATGGCCCGCCCGCTGATCGTCGCGATCGACGGGCCGTCGGGCGTGGGGAAGTCGACCGTGGGAAAGGCCGTTGCGGCGCGCCTCGGCGTCGCGTATCTCGACACGGGCGCGATGTACCGCGCCGTGGGCCTCGCGGCCCGGCGCTCCGGCGTGACGCTCCCGATCGCCGATCCCGCAGGCGTGGTGGATCTCGCGAACCGCCTCGACGTGCGCGTGACGGGCAGCGCGGCGGACGCCCGCACCTGGCTGGGCGGCGAGGACGTCTCGAAGGAGATCCGCACGCCGGAGATCTCGAAGTACGCGTCCGCGGTTTCCGCGATTCCCGGCGTGCGTCGGCGGCTCGCGGGCATGCAGCGCAGCCTTGCCCTCGAGGGCGGCGGCGTGCTCGAGGGACGCGACATCGGGACGAAGGTGGTCCCGGAGACGAAGCACAAGTTCTTCCTGACCGCGACCGCCGAGGTCCGCGCGAAGCGGCGGCACGACGAGCTCGCCGCGAAGGGCACGCCGCCGGCCTACGAGCAGGTGCTGGCGGACATGGTCGCCCGCGACCACGCGGACTCCACGCGTGCCGATTCGCCCCTGACGGACGACGGAACGTACGTCCGCGTCGACACGTCGGAGCTCACGGCCGACCAGGTCGTCGAGCGCCTTCTGGAGACCGTCGAAAAGGGCTGA
- a CDS encoding integration host factor subunit beta yields the protein MERVLSVVGRGEGTTTKADLVEEVAKATDLTKKQAEVIVESVFDGIIASLRSGEKIELRGFGSFRLRQRGARIARNPKRSGVKVMVPPKRVPYFKPGKKLKELINQAAPAAVAGEPDKG from the coding sequence ATGGAACGTGTTCTTTCTGTGGTAGGCCGCGGCGAAGGCACGACCACGAAGGCCGACCTCGTCGAGGAGGTCGCGAAGGCGACCGACCTCACCAAGAAGCAGGCCGAGGTGATCGTCGAGTCCGTGTTCGACGGGATCATCGCGTCGCTCCGCTCGGGAGAGAAAATCGAGCTGCGCGGCTTCGGGAGCTTCCGCCTGCGCCAGCGCGGGGCCCGCATCGCGCGGAACCCGAAGCGCAGCGGCGTGAAGGTCATGGTGCCGCCGAAGCGGGTGCCGTACTTCAAGCCCGGCAAGAAGCTCAAGGAGCTCATCAACCAGGCGGCTCCGGCCGCCGTGGCGGGGGAGCCGGACAAGGGCTGA